The following are from one region of the Bactrocera oleae isolate idBacOlea1 chromosome 6, idBacOlea1, whole genome shotgun sequence genome:
- the LOC106621090 gene encoding uncharacterized protein, with translation MSNGALPKTKTSKSSLKTSECREEAKVQNSNSEFSFELKPKPKLTCIPENCSKFFSDLREPFCRKTQSLNVSKKTEVPEKSWSVLFIGSKSNLHAKNLIM, from the exons ATGTCCAACGGCGCTTTGCCAAAGACCAAGACATCCAAATCATCGCTGAAAACCAGCGAATGTCGCGAAGAGGCGAAAGTACAAAACTCCAATAGCGAATTCTCATTTGAGCTAAAACCGAAACCGAAATTGACTTGCATACCGGAAAATTGTAGTAAATTCTTTAGCGATTTGCG TGAACCATTTTGCAGAAAAACACAATCGCTGAATGTGTCCAAGAAGACGGAGGTGCCGGAGAAATCGTGGTCCGTTTTGTTTATCGGCTCGAAGAGTAATCTGCACGCCAAAAATCTTATTATGTAA
- the LOC106621089 gene encoding uncharacterized protein isoform X1 yields MNCATCKVNKIGPKTAPFGGYLCSNEHMQCGNCNERTDGQCGICETCTSFVQMNFNQRERNTSPVRRCYPMARPTPTAQSLDVESHSVAAATLETDSSYIFPKALYADMETQSSISQEQLSMHESHDGFSEDQGEEIHQHLIDADAMAAAMAAATMTPSPTPISMSMSVPMSMNQYLPNAQERIQMETIYFGSNHQPQSASNFTFQFRTENGFMRLMQQRDSSGQALEVIEAPKSIQLTTEHTNLCDNSYDGGCEMAGSVEKEKGPNTTADETEDVIHTSEIRFMDSTESMKNYFSGGTMHPILKVKNEPPRTSTTTYSRNLQPQESLSMKKLHDFETRNTAHPAELVESYLRNYGPLAFCQFPAYAFSHSCQASTCDNRNQSVVQSQTHSQNPTRNVSASTESEPTLASTKKTELPPGKHLPPDYFVMQATGVATPTPGTLPDPDKVSRPSIDIRMQKVLETFQEDPRTPNVSDKPIIDQSKKFLKIMDALEPAPVLEPAMPLIPEKHGDQLSSCELPVDNASIDIMAQLSNTHRAFYNPPTNSRINGAFNPTTNLLNNEPPPQFQLVTCSNIMAAELLLAKGRFINMKPTPACHLTIPRPPIKCPESSCQRMIFVSDFNKHLIVDHSMLPMERIAPRQCKNFFLDPKLAHRATSKCHLLYLIRDKVTDLGSSKFKDFLPLLVMTTRIRLSDLCCIDGREFENSEQSDTNPEFLMIWLTGIVPEEFPVTTSLTVWSRSGQIPTCHMVHSGEMYSLRKSQEIRDVCRSGQMLLLSNSEVHLLTNAGKEMLELQIVIH; encoded by the exons ATGAATTGTGCCACATGTAAAGTGAATAAAATCGGTCCGAAGACCGCACCCTTCGGCGGCTACCTATGCAGCAATGAGCACATGCAGTGTGGCAACTGCAATGAGCGCACTGACGGTCAATGTGGCATTTGTGAAACGTGTACATCCTTTGTGCAGATGAATTTCAATCAACGCGAACGCAATACTTCGCCTGTGCGACGCTGTTACCCGATGGCAAGACCGACACCGACAGCACAAAGTTTAGATGTGGAGAGCCACTCGGTAGCAGCCGCCACGCTGGAAACGGACTCATCCTATATATTCCCGAAAGCGCTGTATGCCGATATGGAGACACAGTCGAGCATCTCGCAGGAGCAACTGAGTATGCACGAGTCGCATGATGGCTTCAGCGAAGATCAAGGTGAAGAAATTCATCAACATTTGATCGACG CAGATGCAATGGCGGCGGCCATGGCTGCTGCCACAATGACGCCATCACCCACGCCAATCTCCATGTCCATGTCGGTGCCGATGTCGATGAATCAGTACTTGCCGAACGCACAGGAACGCATACAAATGGAGACCATATACTTCGGCAGCAATCATCAGCCACAGTCCGCATCGAACTTTACCTTTCAATTTCGTACAGAAAACGGTTTCATGCGTCTAATGCAGCAACGTGACTCGAGTGGACAAGCGCTGGAGGTGATTGAAGCGCCGAAGAGCATACAGCTGACAACGGAGCATACAAATCTCTGCGATAATTCCTATGATGGCGGTTGCGAAATGGCAGGTAGCGTGGAAAAAGAAAAAGGGCCTAACACAACTGCCGAC GAGACCGAGGACGTCATACATACATCCGAAATACGTTTTATGGATTCGACGGAGAGCATGAAGAACTATTTTTCCGGCGGCACAATGCATCCCATACTCAAGGTGAAGAATGAACCACCGCGTACAAGCACGACCACTTATAGTCGCAACTTGCAACCGCAAGAGTCACTATCAATGAAAAAACTGCACGACTTTGAGACACGCAACACCGCACATCCCGCCGAGCTGGTCGAGAGTTATTTGCGTAATTATGGGCCACTTGCGTTCTGTCAGTTTCCAGCTTATGCGTTTAGTCACAGTTGTCAGGCGAGTACTTGTGACAATCGCAATCAGTCCGTTGTGCAGTCGCAAACGCATTCGCAAAATCCAACACGCAACGTTTCGGCTTCCACCGAATCGGAGCCTACATTGGCCAGCACTAAGAAGACAGAGTTACCGCCGGGCAAACACTTGCCACCAGATTATTTTGTTATGCAAGCTACGGGTGTGGCAACGCCAACACCGGGTACGCTACCGGATCCGGATAAAGTATCACGTCCCAGCATTGATATACGCATGCAGAAGGTGTTGGAAACATTCCAAGAAGATCCACGTACTCCAAATGTTAGCGATAAGCCTATCATAGATCAATCGAAGAAGTTTTTGAAGATTATGGACGCTTTGGAGCCCGCGCCAGTTCTTGAACCGGCAATGCCGTTGATTCCGGAAAAACATGGTGATCAGTTGAGCTCTTGCGAGTTGCCAGTCGATAACGCAAGCATTGATATTATGGCACAGCTTTCGAATACGCACCGCGCCTTCTATAATCCACCAACTAATAGTCGAATAAATGGCGCTTTTAACCCAACCACCAATCTTTTGAACAACGAACCACCACCGCAATTTCAACTTGTCACCTGTTCCAACATAATGGCAGCAGAGCTTTTGCTCGCCAAAGGTCGCTTTATTAATATGAAGCCCACACCCGCCTGTCACCTGACCATACCACGTCCGCCCATCAAGTGCCCGGAATCGTCGTGTCAACGCATGATTTTCGTTTCGGATTTCAATAAACATTTGATTGTGGATCACAGCATGTTACCCATGGAGCGTATAGCGCCACGTcaatgcaaaaatttctttcTCGATCCAAAGTTGGCACATCGCGCTACCAGTAAATGTCACTTACTCTATTTGATACGCGATAAAGTGACCGATTTGGGTAGCAGCAAATTCAAGGATTTCCTGCCTCTTTTAGTGATGACCACACGCATTCGTCTTTCGGATTTATGCTGCATTGATGGGCGTGAATTTGAAAATTCCGAACAGAGCGATACGAATCCGGAGTTTCTGATGATCTGGTTGACCGGTATTGTGCCGGAGGAGTTTCCTGTGACTACCAGTTTGACTGTGTGGTCGCGTTCGGGTCAAATACCCACTTGCCACATGGTGCATTCGGGCGAGATGTATTCATTACGCAAGTCGCAGGAAATCCGTGATGTCTGCCGCAGCGGTCAAATGTTATTACTTTCCAACTCTGAAGTGCACTTACTCACCAATGCTGGCAAAGAGATGCTGGAACTGCAAATTGTCATACATTAA
- the LOC106621089 gene encoding uncharacterized protein isoform X2, translating to MNCATCKVNKIGPKTAPFGGYLCSNEHMQCGNCNERTDGQCGICETCTSFVQMNFNQRERNTSPVRRCYPMARPTPTAQSLDVESHSVAAATLETDSSYIFPKALYADMETQSSISQEQLSMHESHDGFSEDQGEEIHQHLIDADAMAAAMAAATMTPSPTPISMSMSVPMSMNQYLPNAQERIQMETIYFENGFMRLMQQRDSSGQALEVIEAPKSIQLTTEHTNLCDNSYDGGCEMAGSVEKEKGPNTTADETEDVIHTSEIRFMDSTESMKNYFSGGTMHPILKVKNEPPRTSTTTYSRNLQPQESLSMKKLHDFETRNTAHPAELVESYLRNYGPLAFCQFPAYAFSHSCQASTCDNRNQSVVQSQTHSQNPTRNVSASTESEPTLASTKKTELPPGKHLPPDYFVMQATGVATPTPGTLPDPDKVSRPSIDIRMQKVLETFQEDPRTPNVSDKPIIDQSKKFLKIMDALEPAPVLEPAMPLIPEKHGDQLSSCELPVDNASIDIMAQLSNTHRAFYNPPTNSRINGAFNPTTNLLNNEPPPQFQLVTCSNIMAAELLLAKGRFINMKPTPACHLTIPRPPIKCPESSCQRMIFVSDFNKHLIVDHSMLPMERIAPRQCKNFFLDPKLAHRATSKCHLLYLIRDKVTDLGSSKFKDFLPLLVMTTRIRLSDLCCIDGREFENSEQSDTNPEFLMIWLTGIVPEEFPVTTSLTVWSRSGQIPTCHMVHSGEMYSLRKSQEIRDVCRSGQMLLLSNSEVHLLTNAGKEMLELQIVIH from the exons ATGAATTGTGCCACATGTAAAGTGAATAAAATCGGTCCGAAGACCGCACCCTTCGGCGGCTACCTATGCAGCAATGAGCACATGCAGTGTGGCAACTGCAATGAGCGCACTGACGGTCAATGTGGCATTTGTGAAACGTGTACATCCTTTGTGCAGATGAATTTCAATCAACGCGAACGCAATACTTCGCCTGTGCGACGCTGTTACCCGATGGCAAGACCGACACCGACAGCACAAAGTTTAGATGTGGAGAGCCACTCGGTAGCAGCCGCCACGCTGGAAACGGACTCATCCTATATATTCCCGAAAGCGCTGTATGCCGATATGGAGACACAGTCGAGCATCTCGCAGGAGCAACTGAGTATGCACGAGTCGCATGATGGCTTCAGCGAAGATCAAGGTGAAGAAATTCATCAACATTTGATCGACG CAGATGCAATGGCGGCGGCCATGGCTGCTGCCACAATGACGCCATCACCCACGCCAATCTCCATGTCCATGTCGGTGCCGATGTCGATGAATCAGTACTTGCCGAACGCACAGGAACGCATACAAATGGAGACCATATACTTCG AAAACGGTTTCATGCGTCTAATGCAGCAACGTGACTCGAGTGGACAAGCGCTGGAGGTGATTGAAGCGCCGAAGAGCATACAGCTGACAACGGAGCATACAAATCTCTGCGATAATTCCTATGATGGCGGTTGCGAAATGGCAGGTAGCGTGGAAAAAGAAAAAGGGCCTAACACAACTGCCGAC GAGACCGAGGACGTCATACATACATCCGAAATACGTTTTATGGATTCGACGGAGAGCATGAAGAACTATTTTTCCGGCGGCACAATGCATCCCATACTCAAGGTGAAGAATGAACCACCGCGTACAAGCACGACCACTTATAGTCGCAACTTGCAACCGCAAGAGTCACTATCAATGAAAAAACTGCACGACTTTGAGACACGCAACACCGCACATCCCGCCGAGCTGGTCGAGAGTTATTTGCGTAATTATGGGCCACTTGCGTTCTGTCAGTTTCCAGCTTATGCGTTTAGTCACAGTTGTCAGGCGAGTACTTGTGACAATCGCAATCAGTCCGTTGTGCAGTCGCAAACGCATTCGCAAAATCCAACACGCAACGTTTCGGCTTCCACCGAATCGGAGCCTACATTGGCCAGCACTAAGAAGACAGAGTTACCGCCGGGCAAACACTTGCCACCAGATTATTTTGTTATGCAAGCTACGGGTGTGGCAACGCCAACACCGGGTACGCTACCGGATCCGGATAAAGTATCACGTCCCAGCATTGATATACGCATGCAGAAGGTGTTGGAAACATTCCAAGAAGATCCACGTACTCCAAATGTTAGCGATAAGCCTATCATAGATCAATCGAAGAAGTTTTTGAAGATTATGGACGCTTTGGAGCCCGCGCCAGTTCTTGAACCGGCAATGCCGTTGATTCCGGAAAAACATGGTGATCAGTTGAGCTCTTGCGAGTTGCCAGTCGATAACGCAAGCATTGATATTATGGCACAGCTTTCGAATACGCACCGCGCCTTCTATAATCCACCAACTAATAGTCGAATAAATGGCGCTTTTAACCCAACCACCAATCTTTTGAACAACGAACCACCACCGCAATTTCAACTTGTCACCTGTTCCAACATAATGGCAGCAGAGCTTTTGCTCGCCAAAGGTCGCTTTATTAATATGAAGCCCACACCCGCCTGTCACCTGACCATACCACGTCCGCCCATCAAGTGCCCGGAATCGTCGTGTCAACGCATGATTTTCGTTTCGGATTTCAATAAACATTTGATTGTGGATCACAGCATGTTACCCATGGAGCGTATAGCGCCACGTcaatgcaaaaatttctttcTCGATCCAAAGTTGGCACATCGCGCTACCAGTAAATGTCACTTACTCTATTTGATACGCGATAAAGTGACCGATTTGGGTAGCAGCAAATTCAAGGATTTCCTGCCTCTTTTAGTGATGACCACACGCATTCGTCTTTCGGATTTATGCTGCATTGATGGGCGTGAATTTGAAAATTCCGAACAGAGCGATACGAATCCGGAGTTTCTGATGATCTGGTTGACCGGTATTGTGCCGGAGGAGTTTCCTGTGACTACCAGTTTGACTGTGTGGTCGCGTTCGGGTCAAATACCCACTTGCCACATGGTGCATTCGGGCGAGATGTATTCATTACGCAAGTCGCAGGAAATCCGTGATGTCTGCCGCAGCGGTCAAATGTTATTACTTTCCAACTCTGAAGTGCACTTACTCACCAATGCTGGCAAAGAGATGCTGGAACTGCAAATTGTCATACATTAA